A stretch of Candidatus Sphingomonas phytovorans DNA encodes these proteins:
- a CDS encoding ribosomal protein L7/L12, which produces MFVPIPVLIAIGVVFLLLVVWALRSSRGRDPLMGGGQPPAYRAAPAPRKVSMAAPSLPLPPEVEEQVRALMAAGRKIDAIKLARDVTHLGLKETKDLVESFE; this is translated from the coding sequence GTTCCCATTCCAGTGCTGATCGCGATCGGTGTCGTCTTCCTGCTGTTAGTCGTCTGGGCCCTGCGATCCTCGCGCGGTCGAGATCCGCTGATGGGTGGCGGACAGCCCCCCGCCTATCGAGCCGCGCCAGCCCCACGCAAAGTTTCGATGGCGGCACCCTCCCTGCCCCTGCCGCCCGAGGTGGAGGAACAGGTCCGCGCGTTGATGGCGGCGGGGCGCAAGATCGACGCGATCAAGCTCGCCCGGGATGTTACTCATCTGGGCCTGAAGGAAACCAAGGACCTGGTGGAATCGTTTGAGTGA
- the lgt gene encoding prolipoprotein diacylglyceryl transferase: MATTTLHWTDFGLSPVAFHLGPLPVHWYGISYLVMLLLGWWYLRLLTRQPGAPMRQDQVDDLVSYVVVGVVAGGRLGYTLFYQPGIWTHPVDVLKLWEGGMSFHGGLIGLVLALSLFARRHEVNLLRLCDYIGCATPFGLVLVRLANFVNGELWGRPTSLSWGMVFPGAGDDLPRHPSQLYEAGLEGLLMMAVLGFLFWRTDARYRPGRLLGVGLLIYGSARFLLELVRQPDRGLEHLSWGLTMGQTLSVPIIMVGLYSTLVSFRRRPLMIADVAT; this comes from the coding sequence ATGGCGACGACGACCCTCCACTGGACTGATTTCGGTCTGTCGCCGGTGGCGTTCCACCTCGGCCCGTTGCCGGTCCATTGGTACGGCATCAGCTATCTCGTCATGCTGCTGCTGGGCTGGTGGTATCTGCGCCTGCTCACGCGGCAGCCCGGCGCGCCGATGCGACAGGATCAGGTCGACGACCTCGTCTCCTATGTCGTCGTGGGTGTCGTGGCGGGAGGCCGGCTTGGCTACACCCTGTTCTATCAGCCCGGCATCTGGACTCATCCGGTCGATGTGCTGAAGCTGTGGGAAGGCGGCATGTCCTTCCACGGCGGCCTGATCGGCCTCGTCCTCGCGCTGTCGCTGTTCGCCCGGCGCCATGAGGTGAACCTGCTGCGCCTGTGCGACTATATTGGCTGCGCGACACCCTTTGGCCTCGTGCTCGTCCGGCTCGCGAATTTCGTGAACGGGGAGTTGTGGGGGCGCCCGACCAGTTTGTCCTGGGGCATGGTGTTTCCTGGTGCCGGGGATGATCTCCCGCGCCATCCGAGCCAACTCTACGAGGCCGGGCTCGAGGGCCTACTGATGATGGCGGTTCTCGGCTTCCTGTTCTGGCGGACTGACGCCCGCTATCGGCCGGGCAGGCTGCTTGGCGTTGGCCTCCTGATCTATGGGAGCGCGCGCTTTTTGCTCGAACTGGTGCGCCAGCCGGACCGGGGGCTTGAACACCTGTCCTGGGGCCTGACCATGGGGCAGACGCTGAGCGTGCCGATCATCATGGTGGGCCTTTATTCTACCCTGGTTTCGTTCCGTCGACGGCCGTTGATGATCGCTGACGTCGCGACGTAG
- a CDS encoding TonB-dependent hemoglobin/transferrin/lactoferrin family receptor: MIEQFITPRAAIRSGAAVLAIAWALSAGAAFAADEAHPADEDRDLVTVTATRIPQPVANVPATVTVIDAETIADQMASDIKDLVRFEPGVSVRRAPSRFGAAQGVTGRDGNAGFNIRGLEGNRVLIQVDGVRVPDGFEFGAQSAGRGDYVDLGVIKSVEILRGPASALYGSDGLAGAVSFVTSDPQDFLSGGKSIGGIARAAYDSADNQFSETGIVAGASGAWSGMVAYTRRDGHELDNKGTNESLNANRTAPNPQDAFSNAVLAKIVWSPDDHNRVRLTYDHLDAHVRTNVLSGIAVTPSAATSVIGLTARDRTRRDRVALDWRYTGTGAITSAQLTGWYQDGENRQFTAEDRNTAADRTRLNTFANRVFGASAELRSDFATGALTHKLVYGGDASFTRQQGLRDGTVPTPPDVFPTRAFPITDYTLVGGYLSDEIGIADGVLTLFPALRFDHYALTPKRDGLIPAAAAHPGKQSGSRVSPKLGALVKIGDIRLFANYAQGFKAPSPTQVNQFFDNPTSPQFAYRSIPNPDLRPETSESFEGGARIVTPVVSAGVTGFTGSYRNFISQESIGNHAGTPADPIIFQFINLARVRISGVEGKIDVTPVKGVTGRFAVSYSTGTVTGAGGVKSPLSTIDPVKLVGGIGYDAPDRRFGGQLVVTHSAQKPKSAAASNAYRPGGFTILDATAYVRIADMLTLRAGIFNIFDQKYTWWSDVRGLTQTPANIATSDAYTQPGRNASVSLTARF, encoded by the coding sequence ATGATCGAGCAGTTCATCACGCCGCGCGCGGCCATCAGGTCCGGGGCCGCCGTGCTGGCGATCGCCTGGGCGTTGAGCGCCGGTGCGGCCTTTGCCGCGGACGAAGCTCACCCCGCCGACGAGGACAGGGATCTCGTCACCGTCACCGCGACGCGTATCCCGCAACCGGTCGCCAATGTGCCGGCCACCGTCACCGTGATCGACGCGGAGACGATCGCCGACCAGATGGCCTCCGACATCAAGGATCTGGTCCGCTTCGAGCCGGGCGTCAGCGTCCGCCGTGCCCCGAGTCGCTTCGGCGCGGCGCAGGGCGTCACCGGGCGCGACGGCAATGCCGGCTTCAATATCCGCGGGCTCGAGGGCAATCGCGTGCTGATCCAGGTCGATGGCGTGCGCGTACCTGACGGCTTCGAATTCGGGGCGCAGTCAGCCGGGCGCGGCGATTATGTCGATCTAGGCGTGATCAAGTCGGTCGAGATCCTGCGCGGCCCGGCCTCGGCGCTCTATGGCAGCGACGGCCTCGCCGGTGCGGTCAGCTTCGTGACCAGCGACCCGCAGGATTTCCTGAGCGGCGGCAAGTCGATCGGCGGCATCGCGCGCGCCGCTTATGATTCGGCCGACAACCAGTTCTCCGAAACCGGCATCGTCGCAGGCGCCTCGGGCGCCTGGTCAGGCATGGTCGCCTATACCCGACGCGACGGGCATGAGCTGGACAACAAGGGCACGAACGAATCGCTCAACGCGAACCGTACCGCGCCGAACCCGCAGGATGCTTTCTCCAACGCGGTGCTGGCCAAGATCGTCTGGTCGCCCGATGACCATAACCGCGTCCGTCTGACCTATGACCATCTCGACGCCCATGTCCGCACCAATGTGCTAAGTGGCATCGCGGTCACCCCGAGCGCGGCGACGAGTGTGATCGGCCTGACGGCACGCGACCGTACCCGGCGCGACCGGGTTGCGCTCGACTGGCGCTACACTGGTACGGGTGCGATCACGTCGGCGCAGCTCACCGGCTGGTATCAGGACGGGGAGAACCGCCAGTTCACCGCCGAGGACCGCAACACTGCGGCGGACCGCACCCGTCTCAACACCTTCGCGAACCGGGTCTTCGGCGCGAGTGCCGAACTGCGGAGCGATTTCGCGACCGGCGCGCTGACCCACAAGCTGGTCTATGGCGGCGATGCAAGCTTCACCCGGCAGCAGGGCCTGCGTGATGGCACGGTGCCGACCCCGCCGGACGTCTTCCCGACCCGCGCTTTCCCGATCACTGACTATACGCTGGTCGGCGGTTATCTCTCCGACGAGATCGGCATCGCTGACGGCGTGCTGACATTGTTCCCGGCGCTGCGCTTCGATCATTACGCGCTGACGCCGAAGCGTGATGGGCTCATCCCGGCCGCCGCCGCACACCCCGGGAAGCAGAGCGGATCGCGCGTCTCGCCCAAGCTCGGTGCGCTGGTGAAAATCGGCGATATCCGCCTGTTCGCCAATTATGCGCAGGGCTTCAAGGCGCCGTCGCCGACTCAGGTGAATCAGTTCTTCGACAATCCGACCTCGCCACAATTCGCCTATCGCTCGATCCCCAATCCCGATCTCCGTCCCGAAACCAGCGAGAGTTTCGAAGGCGGCGCGCGGATCGTGACGCCGGTTGTGAGCGCTGGCGTGACTGGCTTCACCGGCAGCTACCGCAACTTCATCAGCCAGGAATCGATCGGCAATCACGCCGGCACGCCGGCCGATCCGATCATCTTCCAGTTCATCAACCTTGCCCGAGTCCGCATCAGCGGCGTGGAAGGCAAGATCGACGTGACCCCCGTGAAGGGTGTGACCGGCCGGTTCGCGGTGAGCTATTCGACGGGAACGGTGACTGGCGCCGGCGGCGTGAAGTCGCCTTTGTCGACGATCGATCCGGTCAAGCTGGTCGGCGGCATCGGTTATGACGCGCCCGACAGGCGTTTCGGCGGCCAGCTTGTCGTGACGCATTCGGCCCAGAAGCCGAAATCGGCGGCCGCGTCCAACGCCTATCGCCCGGGCGGCTTCACCATTCTGGATGCCACCGCTTATGTCAGAATCGCCGACATGCTCACCCTGCGGGCTGGCATCTTCAACATCTTCGACCAGAAATATACCTGGTGGAGCGATGTCCGCGGGTTAACGCAGACACCTGCCAATATCGCTACGAGCGACGCCTATACCCAGCCCGGCCGCAATGCGAGCGTATCGCTGACGGCCCGCTTCTAA
- a CDS encoding TetR/AcrR family transcriptional regulator produces the protein MEQILAPAPIKGRPREFCVEEALASALRVFWTRGYEGASMAELTTEMGITKPSLYAAFGNKEALFHKALDLYEREKLAYMRSALDASTARGVAERLLRGALELQMNTGDPCGCLGVISVSACGVEAESIKAEVVKRRASSEAALIARFERAKAEGDLPDTIEPVALVRYLFALLQGLSVQAGSGATCQELGQLVETSLSIWPTR, from the coding sequence ATGGAACAGATTCTTGCCCCGGCACCCATCAAGGGACGGCCCCGGGAGTTCTGCGTTGAGGAAGCGCTGGCATCCGCTCTCCGGGTATTCTGGACGCGCGGCTATGAAGGTGCGTCAATGGCCGAACTGACCACTGAGATGGGCATCACCAAGCCGAGTCTCTATGCGGCGTTCGGCAACAAGGAAGCGCTGTTCCACAAGGCGCTCGATCTCTACGAACGCGAGAAGCTCGCTTATATGCGCAGCGCGCTCGACGCGTCGACCGCCCGGGGCGTGGCTGAGCGGCTGTTGCGCGGCGCGCTCGAGCTGCAGATGAATACCGGCGATCCGTGCGGTTGCCTGGGCGTGATCAGCGTGAGCGCCTGCGGCGTCGAGGCCGAATCGATCAAGGCCGAAGTGGTCAAGCGCCGCGCCTCGTCCGAGGCGGCGCTGATCGCGCGCTTCGAACGGGCCAAGGCCGAGGGCGATCTGCCCGATACGATCGAGCCGGTCGCGCTGGTACGCTATCTCTTCGCATTGTTGCAGGGACTCTCGGTCCAGGCCGGATCCGGCGCGACCTGCCAGGAGCTCGGCCAGCTGGTCGAAACCAGCCTGTCGATTTGGCCCACTCGCTGA
- a CDS encoding efflux RND transporter periplasmic adaptor subunit produces MSRTRRAAIVLIPLALVAAAGTKLAEQSPAVAAAPPPASVTVAAPLVREVSEWDDYVGRFAPSRTVEIRPRVAGEVTGIHFRDGEIVQKGQLLFTIDPRPFAAALAEARANAASARSALALAQADLGRATRLIADEAVSAGEVDSLRAKLQAAQAALAAADARVRVRALDVEFTQVRAPIAGRISDRKVDAGNQVAGGEGTNGTVLTTINALDPIYFTFDGSEALYLKTQRARQPGAAPAAVEIQLQDETEHRWKGRLDFTDNGLDQRSGTIRGRAVLSNANYFLTPGMFGNMRLASGGKAPAVLVPDTAIQTDQARKIVLTVDAQNQVSAKPVELGPVVDGLRVVRSGLTVKDRVIIAGNQMAMPGAKVAPKPGHIGAGAAAPAGPAVSLPIAGEATIAN; encoded by the coding sequence ATGTCGCGAACGCGGCGCGCGGCGATCGTGCTTATCCCTCTGGCGCTCGTCGCCGCGGCCGGCACCAAGCTGGCCGAACAGTCCCCGGCCGTTGCCGCCGCTCCTCCCCCGGCGTCGGTAACGGTCGCGGCACCGCTGGTGCGCGAGGTCAGCGAATGGGACGACTATGTCGGCCGTTTCGCCCCGAGCCGCACGGTCGAGATCCGTCCGCGCGTGGCGGGCGAGGTGACCGGCATCCACTTCCGCGACGGTGAGATCGTCCAGAAGGGCCAGCTGCTCTTCACCATCGATCCGCGCCCGTTCGCCGCGGCACTGGCCGAGGCCCGCGCCAATGCGGCGAGCGCCCGCAGCGCGCTGGCGCTCGCCCAGGCCGATCTCGGCCGCGCGACCCGCCTCATCGCCGACGAGGCGGTTTCGGCCGGCGAGGTGGATTCGCTCCGCGCCAAATTGCAGGCGGCGCAGGCAGCGCTCGCCGCAGCCGATGCCCGGGTGCGCGTCCGCGCGCTCGACGTCGAGTTCACCCAGGTCCGCGCACCGATCGCCGGTCGCATCTCCGACCGCAAGGTCGATGCCGGCAACCAGGTGGCGGGCGGCGAAGGCACCAACGGCACGGTGCTGACCACGATCAACGCGCTCGACCCGATCTACTTCACCTTCGACGGATCGGAAGCACTCTACCTGAAGACTCAGCGCGCCCGCCAGCCGGGCGCGGCGCCGGCGGCGGTCGAGATCCAGCTTCAGGACGAGACCGAGCATCGCTGGAAGGGGCGCCTCGATTTCACCGACAACGGTCTCGATCAGCGGTCTGGCACGATCCGTGGCCGCGCCGTCCTGTCCAACGCCAATTATTTCCTGACGCCTGGAATGTTCGGCAACATGCGGCTCGCCAGCGGCGGCAAGGCTCCCGCCGTGCTGGTGCCCGACACCGCGATCCAGACCGACCAGGCCCGCAAGATCGTGCTGACGGTCGACGCCCAGAACCAGGTTTCCGCCAAGCCGGTGGAACTTGGGCCCGTCGTCGATGGCCTGCGTGTCGTGCGGTCGGGCCTGACGGTGAAGGACCGCGTGATCATCGCCGGCAACCAGATGGCGATGCCCGGCGCCAAGGTCGCGCCCAAGCCCGGCCACATCGGCGCTGGTGCGGCTGCGCCGGCCGGACCGGCGGTATCGCTGCCGATCGCGGGCGAGGCCACCATCGCGAACTGA
- a CDS encoding multidrug efflux RND transporter permease subunit, whose product MRFSRFFITRPIFAAVIAVVITLVGAIAYMSLPVSQYPDIVPPTVTVTANYPGASAETVAETVAAPIEQEINGVDNMLYQSSQSTGDGKVVITVTFKQGTDLDAAQVLVQNRVAIAVPRLPEDVQRLGVVTRKTSPDFLMVVNLVSPDNSLDRGYISNYALTQVRDRLSRIDGVGDVQLFGSRDYSMRVWIDPGRAAALDLTAGEIVAALRAQNVQVAAGTLGQPPYASGNAFQLNVETQGRLTDPKQFADVVIRTDANGRQVKVSDVARVELGAQDYGSNTYLSGKPTVIVAVFQRPGSNALAAAEGVSAEMKSMSARFPKGLEYKVIYNPTEFIAQSIDAVKDTLFEAIILVVLVILVFLQKWRAAIIPVVAIPVSLIGTFAVLAAFGYSLNNLSLFGLVLAIGVVVDDAIVVVENVERNLERGLTPLEAARTSMDEVSGALVAIVLVLCAVFVPTVFLTGLSGAFYRQFAVTISTATIISLVLSLTLSPALAALLLRHKETGTGNRFQQIVNRAGDAFNRGFERMSLGYAALTRRLVNAPKKMMFAYAGLIALTGGVFWITPTGFVPAQDQGYFLTVIQLPPGSSIERTDAVMRKVAAKILPLKGIKGSVMLAGFDGPSQTLAPNSAAAYFPLKSFEERKALGVTFQGIMDEARKATADVDEARLMIVPPPLIQGIGSAGGYRMMVQDTEGRGYADLGKASYDLIGKANQTSGLAQIYTFFDTATPRIFADVDRPKANMLGVPPERVFEALQVYLGSAFVNDFNLLGRTYRVTAQADAPFRNTTADIANLKTRSNSGQMVPIGSVATFQDKTGPYRVVRYNLFPAVEVDGDTAPGFSSGQSLVTMEKLADASLPAGYSHEWTGIAYQQKAAGSTAGLVFLMAVVFVFLVLAAQYESVTLPLAIVLIVPMCLLAAMTGVNLRGMDNNVLTQIGLVVLIALAAKNAILVVEFAKQAEEQDGLSPVEAAVRAAQTRLRPILMTSFAFILGTVPLVLASGAGAELRQALGTAVFFGMIGVTAFGLLFTPTFYVVCRALAARFSRRREHDLPATLQPAE is encoded by the coding sequence ATGCGCTTCTCGCGCTTCTTCATCACGCGGCCGATCTTCGCCGCGGTGATCGCTGTCGTCATCACCCTTGTCGGTGCGATCGCCTATATGTCCCTGCCGGTGTCGCAATATCCCGACATCGTGCCGCCGACCGTGACCGTGACCGCCAATTACCCGGGCGCCTCGGCCGAGACGGTCGCCGAAACCGTCGCCGCGCCGATCGAGCAGGAAATCAACGGCGTCGATAACATGCTGTACCAGTCGTCGCAATCGACCGGTGACGGCAAGGTCGTCATCACCGTCACCTTCAAGCAGGGCACCGATCTCGATGCCGCGCAGGTGCTGGTACAGAACCGTGTCGCCATCGCGGTGCCGCGCCTGCCCGAGGATGTGCAGCGGCTCGGCGTGGTGACGCGCAAGACCTCGCCCGACTTCCTGATGGTCGTGAACCTGGTCTCGCCCGACAACTCGCTCGATCGCGGCTATATCTCCAACTATGCGCTTACCCAGGTGCGCGACCGCCTGAGCCGTATCGACGGCGTCGGCGACGTGCAGCTCTTCGGATCACGCGACTATTCGATGCGTGTCTGGATCGATCCCGGCCGCGCCGCCGCGCTCGACCTGACCGCAGGCGAGATCGTCGCGGCACTTCGCGCGCAGAACGTCCAGGTCGCCGCCGGCACGCTCGGCCAGCCGCCCTATGCCAGCGGCAACGCCTTCCAGCTCAACGTCGAGACCCAGGGCCGCCTGACCGATCCCAAGCAGTTCGCCGATGTGGTGATCCGCACCGATGCCAATGGCCGCCAGGTCAAGGTGTCCGACGTCGCCCGTGTCGAGCTCGGCGCGCAGGATTATGGCAGCAACACCTATCTCAGCGGCAAGCCCACCGTGATCGTCGCGGTGTTCCAGCGCCCCGGTTCCAACGCGCTCGCCGCGGCCGAAGGCGTCTCCGCCGAGATGAAGTCGATGTCGGCGCGCTTCCCCAAGGGCCTCGAGTACAAGGTCATCTACAACCCGACCGAGTTCATCGCCCAGTCGATCGACGCGGTGAAGGATACGCTGTTCGAGGCGATCATCCTGGTCGTGCTCGTCATCCTGGTGTTCCTCCAGAAATGGCGCGCGGCGATCATCCCGGTGGTCGCGATCCCGGTCTCGCTGATCGGCACCTTCGCGGTGCTCGCCGCCTTCGGCTATTCGCTCAACAACCTGTCGCTGTTCGGGCTGGTGCTGGCGATCGGCGTGGTCGTCGACGATGCCATCGTCGTGGTGGAGAATGTGGAGCGCAACCTCGAACGCGGGCTGACCCCGCTTGAGGCCGCGCGCACCTCGATGGACGAGGTGTCGGGCGCGCTGGTCGCGATCGTCCTCGTGCTCTGCGCGGTGTTCGTGCCGACGGTGTTCCTCACCGGCCTGTCGGGCGCTTTCTACCGCCAGTTCGCGGTGACCATCTCGACCGCGACGATCATCTCGCTCGTCCTGTCGCTGACGCTGTCGCCGGCGCTCGCCGCGCTGCTGCTCCGCCATAAGGAGACGGGCACGGGCAATCGTTTCCAGCAGATCGTCAACCGCGCGGGCGACGCGTTCAACCGGGGGTTCGAACGGATGAGCCTCGGCTATGCCGCGCTCACCCGCCGTCTGGTCAACGCGCCGAAGAAGATGATGTTCGCCTATGCCGGCCTGATCGCGCTGACCGGCGGGGTATTCTGGATCACGCCGACCGGCTTCGTGCCGGCGCAGGACCAGGGATATTTCCTGACCGTGATCCAGCTTCCGCCCGGCTCCTCGATCGAGCGGACCGACGCGGTGATGCGCAAGGTCGCCGCGAAGATCCTGCCGCTGAAGGGCATCAAGGGTTCAGTGATGCTGGCGGGTTTCGACGGCCCGTCGCAGACGCTCGCCCCGAATTCCGCCGCCGCCTATTTTCCGCTGAAGAGCTTCGAGGAGCGCAAGGCGCTTGGCGTCACCTTCCAGGGGATCATGGACGAGGCACGCAAGGCGACCGCCGATGTCGACGAGGCACGGCTGATGATCGTGCCGCCGCCACTGATCCAGGGCATCGGCTCGGCCGGCGGCTATCGCATGATGGTGCAGGATACCGAAGGACGCGGCTATGCCGATCTCGGCAAGGCATCCTATGACCTGATCGGCAAGGCCAACCAGACCAGCGGGCTCGCGCAGATCTACACCTTCTTCGACACCGCGACGCCGCGCATCTTCGCCGATGTCGACCGGCCCAAGGCGAACATGCTCGGCGTGCCGCCGGAGCGGGTGTTCGAGGCGCTGCAGGTGTATCTCGGCTCGGCGTTCGTGAACGACTTCAACCTGCTGGGGCGCACCTATCGCGTCACGGCCCAGGCCGATGCGCCGTTCCGCAACACCACCGCCGATATCGCCAATTTGAAGACCCGGTCCAACTCGGGCCAGATGGTGCCGATCGGGTCGGTCGCGACCTTCCAGGACAAGACCGGTCCATACCGCGTCGTCCGCTACAACCTCTTCCCCGCGGTCGAGGTGGATGGCGATACGGCACCGGGTTTCTCCTCGGGCCAGTCGCTGGTGACGATGGAGAAGCTTGCCGATGCAAGCCTGCCAGCCGGCTATTCGCACGAGTGGACGGGGATCGCGTACCAGCAAAAGGCAGCGGGCAGCACGGCCGGCCTCGTCTTCCTAATGGCGGTGGTGTTCGTCTTCCTGGTGCTGGCGGCGCAGTATGAAAGCGTCACCCTGCCACTGGCCATCGTGCTGATCGTGCCGATGTGTCTGCTGGCGGCGATGACCGGCGTGAACCTGCGGGGCATGGATAACAATGTCCTGACCCAGATCGGGCTGGTCGTGCTGATCGCACTTGCCGCGAAGAACGCGATCCTCGTGGTCGAGTTCGCCAAGCAGGCCGAGGAACAGGATGGTCTCTCGCCGGTCGAGGCGGCGGTGCGCGCGGCGCAGACTCGCCTCCGTCCGATCCTGATGACCAGCTTCGCCTTCATCCTCGGCACGGTGCCGCTGGTGCTGGCGAGCGGGGCAGGCGCCGAGCTTCGCCAGGCGCTGGGCACCGCGGTGTTCTTCGGGATGATCGGCGTCACCGCCTTCGGCCTGCTCTTCACGCCGACCTTCTACGTCGTCTGCCGGGCGCTCGCGGCGCGGTTCTCCCGCCGCCGCGAGCACGACCTGCCGGCGACCCTTCAGCCCGCCGAATAA
- a CDS encoding TolC family protein, whose product MKQLLLASLSALALSACAAGPNFVAPVAPPKAAGQFVGSASPTVSTAQADDHWWQLYRDPTLDQLVADALAANTDIRVAVARLDRARASLRGVRSDRLPQTSIGATGGYGRTPDSQRLPGTASEGESYDIGLSVSYEVDLAGRVRRNIEAARGDVRAADADADAVRVAVVAATTGAYVDAASSAERLGVAKRIVELLDKSATLTGKRVDAGRAAKLDLVRITTLRDQRAALVPAIEAQRQAALFRLATLTGRTPQELPEIAAARTDTPRLDQPIPVGDGQALLARRPDVRAAEQRLAAATARIGVATAELYPRISLGGSVGSSSMSIGDLFTGGALRFLVGPLISWSFPNQEAARARIAASEADTRGALATFDGTVLQALEETETALAAYQGELKRRAALQAARDGAEAAARITRARQREGQIDFLEVLDAERTFADTDADLAASNARIASAQVNLFRSLGGGWQRPVIAAR is encoded by the coding sequence ATGAAACAGCTACTGCTCGCCTCCCTCTCCGCCCTGGCCCTGTCCGCCTGCGCCGCCGGCCCGAACTTCGTCGCGCCGGTGGCCCCGCCCAAGGCGGCGGGCCAGTTCGTCGGCAGCGCGAGCCCCACCGTGTCGACCGCGCAGGCGGACGATCACTGGTGGCAGCTCTACCGCGACCCGACGCTCGACCAGCTCGTCGCCGATGCGCTGGCCGCTAATACCGATATCCGCGTCGCCGTCGCGCGGCTCGACCGGGCACGCGCCTCGTTGCGCGGCGTGCGGTCCGATCGCCTGCCCCAGACGTCGATCGGCGCAACCGGCGGTTATGGCCGCACCCCCGACAGCCAGCGCCTGCCCGGCACGGCATCCGAGGGCGAATCCTACGATATCGGCCTCAGCGTCTCCTATGAGGTCGATCTCGCCGGGCGCGTCCGGCGCAATATCGAAGCGGCCCGCGGCGATGTCCGCGCGGCCGATGCCGACGCGGATGCGGTACGCGTCGCGGTGGTTGCCGCGACGACGGGCGCCTATGTCGACGCAGCCTCTTCCGCCGAGCGGCTTGGCGTGGCGAAACGGATCGTCGAGCTGCTCGACAAGTCGGCGACGCTGACCGGCAAGCGAGTCGATGCCGGCCGCGCGGCCAAGCTCGACCTGGTCCGGATCACCACCCTGCGCGACCAGCGCGCGGCGCTCGTCCCGGCGATCGAGGCGCAGCGCCAGGCGGCCCTGTTCCGCTTGGCGACGCTGACCGGCCGCACGCCGCAGGAGCTGCCCGAGATCGCCGCCGCGCGGACCGACACGCCGCGTCTCGACCAGCCGATCCCGGTCGGCGACGGCCAGGCCCTGCTCGCAAGGCGGCCCGATGTGCGCGCGGCCGAGCAACGGCTCGCCGCCGCGACTGCCCGGATCGGCGTCGCCACCGCCGAGCTATACCCGCGCATCTCGCTCGGCGGATCGGTCGGATCGAGCAGCATGAGCATCGGCGATCTGTTCACCGGCGGCGCATTGCGCTTCCTGGTGGGACCGCTGATCAGCTGGTCCTTCCCCAACCAGGAAGCGGCGCGCGCGCGCATCGCCGCGAGCGAGGCCGACACCCGCGGCGCGCTGGCGACGTTCGACGGGACGGTGCTCCAGGCGCTCGAGGAAACCGAAACCGCGCTCGCTGCCTATCAGGGCGAGCTCAAGCGCCGCGCGGCCTTGCAGGCAGCGCGCGACGGGGCGGAGGCGGCCGCCCGCATCACCCGCGCCCGCCAGCGCGAAGGGCAGATCGACTTCCTCGAAGTGCTGGATGCCGAGCGGACCTTCGCCGATACCGATGCTGACCTCGCCGCATCGAACGCTCGGATCGCCAGCGCCCAGGTCAACCTGTTCCGCTCGCTCGGCGGCGGGTGGCAGCGGCCGGTGATCGCCGCGCGGTAA